The nucleotide sequence tttaacaaaacagcggaagcataaaccaaagtagtttttaaagatagttcttagttcaagataattaaacccaacacacgggttttgacgaacactacacatccccaagcagcagctccacagtcactggttacctgcaaagcatgcagtaaggggtcaacaataatgctgagtgagttcactagttgtccagttttagtttaccaaaaacttaagttgtttagataaagcatttataatcacgttgtggggagctaccccatctgtaagctcactaaactgtagataccgaaactgttgacggaaagttgttgtgccccgagtcaatgtctatcgacattgaccatgttgcaaggtctactagttcacgcccgatctcccccggtcacggtgtgaggttgtcaaatctaatagcgctatcaactaataacccgttcgcccccggcgattaatcggtactgtaagcagggacttaaagtgatagagtttcgtttagcatggctagttgtgattcataaataatatccaaacgtatctcccctggagatagtaattacccattctgttttcccccggaagtaatggttcaaaagtgttttcccaaagttggtagttggtccgtgtccctccacgggacgcatgcttttagtgtgtgaactcaccttgggttgctcggcagattaggttactttgtcaaacacgttggtcaccacgtcctagcatggtcacTAGtaagtcaggtttggtgtacaagcaatcacgtaaaatCTACACTTAACTAACACGTGGCATGCATACAACatacagtgggttattgggccggccctaacattcacacattcaaacagaacttcagcaacacatagtccagttaacaggtagcccatattaaacacattatggcccaataacctaagtggacagcccagtcgcaaccaggtggtctcgagtcgcaaccaggaggtctcggcttgtgctggctggtttcgagtcgcaaccgttgtggtctcgagttgtcacgctgtggttgcgagtcgcaaccgtgtggtctcgagttgtcacgccgtggttgcgagtcgtaaccgtgtgatctcgagtcgcaatgctgtccttttcttgttcacgtgttgattcagaCTTAGTCAGGCTAATGGTACAAggcatcaggcccaaatcaggaaacaaccaataaggtttcaactAACAattttcctaatctgaccattagtaaacatggatcaaacattgccctttttAACCCTTCAAGTCATCTTCAAccagttcatcacaagttcatcaatttagggttttcatcttaacataatcatacatttttgAACCGAAATCTAatgtttaacaacatcattttgcaagaaacaatgaagcatagtttggttggtcatgaatactcttaaactaccatttgttagtcatttttaaacatgttatcaagcaTTCATACATAAGGGTTTACACATAttgtcaaacttcacaaatcatcctaaaaatcatgcataacacttcTAACCAAGCACTTTCTAGTTCATTCAACACACATAAATTCTATACACaaaatagaacactaaccggttatgaagaaggtgccgaaatgaaggaagaaaatgagagaatgaAATGTCCGACTTgtggtgatgatcttgaccgagtttcttgaccgagatcctttgttgttaccgatttgctccaagcttgaaccgagaatttagagaaggaaagtggtgttgttgagggttttctagtgagagggaaaggagtgtttgtgtttgtgtaacaaatgaaggaGTGGGGAAAGATTGGGATTTTATATGAGGTTTCAAAATAggctaaggggtttcggcccaaaccggttacggcccaagaggcccactcgagaccgagtggcccactcgaaaccgaggggttgcgagtcatggtctcgagtcactAGCATCactcataaatatatatatataatacatacatacaacacatatcatgcaaaaagtcATGTTTCCATTtagtaacatatatatacacaaagatattacaagatgttcgttcggaaaaacctagagtgtcacagacTTGATTATTGATCTTCAATCTTTATATAAAATCAGGTGTATATATACAATATCTGGCATTTGCCCATAGTCTGCACAACTCACCTTCCTCCCATAAACCCTACAAGTGACGATGCAAGACTCCTACTACCCTCCATTCGCCACCGTCTGCGGCCAGTGTGGAGTCGTCGAGCTGAAGTACCTCCACCACGTCCGCCACTGCGCCACTTTCCGCCGACTCTGCACCACCTGCGTCCTCCAGCTCCACCCGCAGTGCTTCTGCCCTACCTGTCTCGAAGTCTACGACCGTTCGCCACCAATCGACACCGTCGTCTGCTGCAAATGCTACTCATCCTCCCACCCTGCCTGCCTTTCACCAGCATTCTCCGGAACCATGACTTCAACAATGACGTTGTCTCGTTGTTCGAGTGTGTGCGCGTCGTGTGAAAACCCTAATTTGCTTGTTTTGAATTTGAATAGGGTAGAGAGTAGTGATGGGGGTAGGGTGGTGGATAGGATTGATTTGAATGCTGCTAGGTTGTTGCTGGCTGCGGGGAAGATTGCGGCGATGTCGATGAGTTAGGCGGAGGTTGTGGCGGCGAATGAGGCTGTGAAGAGAGCGGAGGAGGCCGCGAATGCGAGGAAGAGTGCGGGAGAGGTACTTGATCATCTTGCGAGGTTGATGGTGAAGGAGAAGAGTGATAAGAAGGTTGGTAATGTTGGTGCGGGTGTTGGTGTAGTGGATGTGAATCATATGGACAATGTGGATGGGAAAGGGGATGTTTCGGGTAAGGTGTTGGAACCATTGAATGCGGTGGAGTTGGAGGTTGGGAAGGAGGTGGTGAAGGTAGTTGTTGTTGTTGGTGGTAAAAAATTGGGGGCTGATTCAGTttgtggaaatggttgtgtgaatGATGACATGTTGGTGAAGGTTGTCGAAAACGGTCAAGAACATTGTTGTGGTGATGTTGTAGTGGTTTAACTTGTGTTTTTTCTGGTTGATTGTTGGTTTGGTAAAAGATTATTCTGAAAGTTTTATCATCATCATAGTTTGTAAAAGCCTAATATATATCTGTGTATGAAAATGTGAAATATTTTGGAATGATTTAAGCCTTCATTGTAGTTGTACTTTTGGTATCAGTGAGTTCGTTGTTCCCTGTTTCAAAATGGTTTTCTATTCAAATTTTGCAATTAATGAATTACGGGTGTGTTTTTTCACCCGCGATTACTTATTCAGAATACGCGCGTTTTGGTTATTAGTTTTTACAAATGATCAAGAATTTGCAAATACCCAATAGGTCAAAACATCTCAAGAAGTGTAATGGTTAAGTGGTAATTGGTTTTGCAAATGTCCCACAAGTCAAGACATCATGTCTtgaacactttttttttttttttttttttgcaagttaTACCTGGAGGTCACAGGTGACACAGAAAGGTGCCTAACGTTGAACACGCACTGATTTCCATCCATCCATCTGCTTCAAATAAAGTTGCGGGTAAGATCTTGGTATGTTCCGCGTTTAACAATTTTTTTGTTAAGATTATGGTATGAAATCGATGCTAGAGCCATAATAGTAAAATTGTTATTTTTCCTGTATTATCAATAAATTAACTGTTGGAATTTGAACTAGTCTTACTGTGAATTGGGAAATGAAATCTTTAACCTTTGGGTCAATATGGCAATTTCAGGCCATTCGGGTCGATGGATGTTTGACCAATGCAGATTTGATACTCAGGTATGGCAATTTCAACCCATTCGGGTCAATAGGCATATGTTTGATCTCAAATGGTTAATATTTCAATTTACTAAGCGTGAAAAACTCAATTTCCCTCTCTTGTTTCACTCATCCTGACGACACTAGTTTTCCACTCGGCAGCCTACCTGCTTTCCAGCTGCTTTTCTACCAACCTCGAAACCCAACAGAAAGACTCATTCGCACCCCCAGAAAAAAACTCATTCAACTATTCAAGTGGGGGTTTGGGTGCGCGAACGCCCCCTAAAAGAACAGACCAGTAATTCATtaattccaggatttgattagaaAACCATTTTAAAACAAAGAACAACAAACTCACTGATACCAAATGTACAACTACAATGAAGGCATAAAATCATTCGAACAAAGAATCTGTACCATTCATATTTCATAGTTTCATACACTGATATACATAATTAGGCTTTCACAAACTATGATCGTGACAAAAAGTTTAAAGAAATAATCTTTTACCAAACAAGTCCATTCTTGCCATACGTCATAACTCATAAGGAAATCTCACAAACCCTCAGGTAACCTGCAATGAAaatgggcgaagcttttaaggggcgggagggggaggccgaccccccgaacttttcgctcaggagtggagagtatgtagttttcgtatataaatttttgggtatatacgttttagAACCCttagttttatagaaatttttaggtccggCGACTTCCGCCCCcgggtcggaaatctcaagcttcgccactggcaATTAACCTGAAGAAACACAAGTTAAACCACTACAACATCACCACAACAACCCTTAACCCAAACTCCACATACCAGCTTCAATGCTCTTGACCGTTTTCGACAACCTTCACCAACTCATCATCCTTCACACAACCATTTTCACCCCCGAATATTTCCCATCGACAACATCAACCTCCATCACCACCGCGTTCCCCTGTGCTTCCGACACAACACTTCCAACCTTAACCCCGTCCATCCCATCCTCCAACTGAACCGCATTCAACGCCTCCACCACCTCACCCGAAAGTCCGAAACATCCACATTACTCACCTAATGTATATCAGTGTAacaaaataaataacaaataGTAATTATTAAGCTTATCGCAAACTACGTCTTGCTTGATGAAATCTGATCAAGAATATATAATAGTCCTCCTTTCCATAAGTTGCGGTGTATTTTGGATCACTATCATGTGTTGGATCCTTCCTATCATTTATGAATTCTGCAAAGACAGCTATATTAAGATCTATAATTGGAGAAAACTTAATCTCACCTGTAACAAATTTATGGTAACTTTTCAGTTTCATGACTTTATCAAAACAGCTTGAATGAACAATATCTGAACTAAGAGCTGATACTCGTCATTACGGATGCAAATATCGAAGTATGTATATCCCATATGTGGAATATATTGTCCTTTTGAACCACCACCATGTTGATGAAGGCAGATATTTCTTTTCTGATGTCAACGTTTTCAGCCAACAATGCTACAACATGAAAAGAGGAAAGCGTGAATAGTTGCATTCATGGTGATTGAACAACGAGAGTGTTGGTTTACCTTTAGTGATCTAGTAACTTCTAATGGTTTGCAACTTTGCACAGAATGTTTATTGAAATCAGTACAATAAATCACTAGCTCCTATTGTTTCCCCCTCAAATGGACTAATACTAAGGGTAGAACAGATAACACTTTCTTCATAACTTATTGATAATACGCACCGCATAGTCGCCATAAAGAAATTTGATGAATCTCCCTCTTATACCTGAGAAACCATGGGAAAGTGGTGAAAACAATATAAAACTGAATGAACAAGCTTTCTTTTGTTGGGTTAATAATCAGCATCTTACCTGCAAAGTAGTCTTCAAGACCAATTTTACTGATAGTCTGGTCATCTATTTCCCTCATTAGTTCTCCTGTTTGTATGATAGCAAGCTAAAAGCATTCTTAAACCCGTCTATATCAAACCTGATATAAGTACCAATAACACTAACGGACGGTTTACACAAGAAATTTTTAAGGAAACTCACTATCATATATAACAACCATGTATTACACCATCTACCAACATGCCATATATCATATAGTACGCATCTTAAAGTCTATCTTATGTAAACATATTTATAGAAGTTCTTCTCATGCACGTTATAAAGCGTTTTTTCTTAAAGGACTATTCTTAGTAGATACGCAGTGATCATTCAACACTTGTTTATCCGTCTCCTTCTTTGACTTGCTTCAGGAATAAGAAACTGCATCACGCAAACATCCACTAATTGATaaatgaaaagtaaaaaaagCAGAAATCTTAATAGTAGAAGTCAATTATGCACGAATGAATTACATCACAAGGAATTAGCCGGCATCTTGCAGTAGAGACGTCAGGTCCGCGCTTATTCGTGTCTTCATTTGACGACTGAGAGTGCTTAGATCCTCGAGTAATTATTAAACTTTGCCTTTTCCTTTTTCCATTTTTATTGAATGCTTGATCTTCTTTTAGTTTATCTAGATTGAGATGTAAATTTTCAAAACCTAAGAAAGGAGAACATATTCTGAATATCAAGGTAAACAAGACTATTTATGTAACAATTACCAGTCTTCTTTTTATGGTCTACAACTTTATTGAATGCTTCCATAAGGTCTGGGTGAGCTCCAAGTAAATCTTTCACCTAATAAACATGAAAGTTTCTGAAAGTTAAAACTAAATCTAAGCATGGAAATTTGAGGATAGAGTAACAATTAATGTTTAAGATAATCAATGAACTATGTCTCTCCAAAGAAGTCAATTAGCATTAACAACTTGTATGATTACCTTAAGTAATCATGTCTATCATGTTTTAGACAATGCATATCTATGGTGCGGTGACACTAATACTTTTCAACTATCGTATTATGTTAAGAATCAGACCAGGTCTTCTAACACAGATAAGAATTATGATTTTAGGGTCCATAGACGTACCTTAATTGATCTAGACAAAAACATATATAGAAATTCATAATTACCTGAGCTTTCAGTTGCGGTCGACATATGTTTTCTGAGCAGTAGTACTTGAGGCACGTCAAAAAGTTGCGATAGTTTTCTGTGTTATTTAACCGATCTTTCACCTTCTTAAGGAGAGAACACACTTGCCCATGCATATCTTCAAAATAAAAAAGAACATATATACATAAAA is from Helianthus annuus cultivar XRQ/B chromosome 9, HanXRQr2.0-SUNRISE, whole genome shotgun sequence and encodes:
- the LOC110875732 gene encoding uncharacterized protein LOC110875732, coding for MQDSYYPPFATVCGQCGVVELKYLHHVRHCATFRRLCTTCVLQLHPQCFCPTCLEVYDRSPPIDTVVCCKCYSSSHPACLSPAFSGTMTSTMTLSRCSSVCASCENPNLLVLNLNRVESSDGGRVVDRIDLNAARLLLAAGKIAAMSMS